From Anopheles coluzzii chromosome 3, AcolN3, whole genome shotgun sequence, the proteins below share one genomic window:
- the LOC120956773 gene encoding regulator of microtubule dynamics protein 1-like, with protein MSAEELKLLDELFESCQYQDSLDMIEKLTDGRDSCEVKWRLARTVFFLSKQSTIDDEREKLVREAFGHASAALDTDGDNFGANKWYGAILSEKAALDGVTERIKQLENVQKHFQRAVALNGTSDPGIWHMLGQFNYKLSEVNWITRKLINSVAPNPPTASYAEALECFTKAETIKPGFYALNLLYLGKCHLALKQPGEAKAWLERAAAVEVRCEDDRICREEATELLRKL; from the exons ATGTCGGCCGAAGAGTTGAAGCTGCTGGACGAGCTGTTCGAGAGCTGCCAGTACCAGGACTCGCTGGACATGATCGAGAAGCTAACG GACGGACGGGACAGCTGTGAGGTGAAATGGCGCCTCGCCAGGACCGTGTTTTTCCTCTCCAAGCAGTCCACCATCGACGACGAGCGGGAGAAACTCGTCCGGGAGGCGTTCGGGCACGCGTCGGCCGCCCTGGACACGGACGGGGACAACTTCGGCGCCAACAAGTGGTACGGCGCCATCCTGTCCGAGAAGGCCGCCCTGGACGGGGTGACCGAGCGCATCAAGCAGCTGGAAAACGTGCAGAAACACTTCCAGCGCGCGGTCGCCCTGAACGGGACGTCCGATCCGGGCATCTGGCACATGCTCGGGCAGTTCAACTACAAACTGTCCGAGGTGAACTGGATCACCCGCAAGCTCATCAATTCGGTCGCCCCGAACCCACCGACCGCCTCGTACGCGGAGGCGCTGGAATGCTTCACCAAGGCCGAAACCATCAAGCCCGGCTTCTACGCGCTCAATCTGCTGTACCTTGGCAAGTGCCATCTGGCGCTGAAGCAGCCGGGCGAGGCGAAAGCGTGGCTCGAGCGGGCCGCCGCCGTCGAGGTGCGGTGCGAGGACGACCGGATCTGCCGCGAAGAGGCCACCGAACTGTTGCGGAAACTGTAA
- the LOC120959294 gene encoding regulator of microtubule dynamics protein 1-like yields the protein MEDGTWKEADQLFAEYKFREAYELLVASRKQKTDPDYETLWRLCRVVYSMSRELTADEQLAKQLAALIYEGFEYAKEALALQPEAAKSHKYYAIFLAEKTGIEGLKERVLQLSTILRHLRRATELDSSDPFAWFVLGRFYHKLAGLAWFQKKMIHTFTNDIPEASYEDALRYFERAEQLQPNFFPLNHLMLGETH from the exons ATGGAGGACGGCACGTGGAAGGAAGCCGATCAGCTGTTCGCTGAGTACAAGTTTCGCGAAGCGTACGAGCTGCTAGTAGCAAGCAGGAAGCAGAAAACG GACCCGGACTACGAAACGCTATGGCGGCTGTGTCGTGTGGTGTACTCGATGTCACGCGAGCTGACGGCCGACGAGCAGCTCGCCAAACAGCTGGCCGCACTCATATACGAGGGCTTCGAGTATGCGAAGGAGGCGCTCGCCCTACAGCCGGAAGCGGCCAAGTCGCACAAATACTACGCCATCTTTCTGGCGGAAAAGACCGGCATCGAGGGACTGAAGGAGCGTGTCCTGCAGCTCAGCACGATCCTGCGCCATCTGCGGCGCGCGACGGAGCTGGACAGTTCCGACCCGTTCGCTTGGTTTGTGCTCGGTCGCTTCTACCACAAGCTGGCCGGGCTGGCCTGGTTCCAGAAGAAGATGATCCACACCTTTACCAACGACATTCCGGAGGCGTCGTACGAGGACGCGCTCCGGTACTTTGAGCGGGCCGAGCAGCTGCAGCCCAACTTTTTCCCCCTCAACCATCTGATGCTGGGCGAGACGCACTGA